The Candidatus Scalindua japonica genomic interval TTCCCAGGTTCCCCAGATATTTCTCGTATTCCAGTTTAAAAATACCTTCAGCACGGTTTATCTTGTCATCACTGGCATCATATCGAAAGTAGGTAAAATTTCTGTATTCAATATACCCGTCAAAGATATCACGGAAAGAAGAATATATATTTTCTAATCTTTCAGTAATGACATATTGTCTCTTACTGATAATGTCTGTTTCACTATTTTCTTCAAGGCCCTGTGAATAACCATTATGTATTAATAAATTGATTATTAAGCATAATACGATTGACCGAAATATGCGCTTATCTAACACCCCTCTTTAAAGTCCTTTCATGAAACAGCTTTTCTTTGAATTCATCATTGTATTGGAAACCATTTATGGTTACAATTGTCTTATTTCCGTTCAAGTGGTTTTCCATGATCATTTTTGTTGCTGTCCATATTTCCTGAACCAGTTCCCATTCGATCCGTTCGGTTTTCAGGTGCTCTCCCTTTTTATTGTAAAATTCAACCTTTAAGGCAACCCAGCGTTCAGGATCAACCCAGGCTACAATCTTACTGTAGACATCTTTCTTGTCTTTTGGGATATTTTCGATAATGTAGCATTCACTATTCTGAAATGATTCTGTTTTAAGAAAGGTGTGAGTATCTTCTTCAAGATCACGGGTATTCAGATCAGAATAGTTGAACTCAGTTCCAAAAAAGGAGTCATGCTTTGAACTTGAAGCGATCCTCCTTGTTTTTCTCAATGCTGGAAGATAAACCCACTGATCATCATCCTTATCATACTTTTCGTAGTTCCATGACAGAAAAGCGGTATCTTTTATCTCAGGTGGTGACAGGAAGAAAAACATGAATTTTTCATCTATTCCATTTTTACCATCTAGATCTATCCATAACCATTTTGTATTCCGAACTTTTTTCTTCCCATTACGGTATATAATATCAAACCTCATATTGGAAGAAGCGTCATCTCCATTTTCTCTCTGAAGCACGTTTTCCATAATTTGGGTACCGGTTAATTCATTTGCATACAAAAAGCCGTGAATAAAATAGAGAAAAACAAAAAGTATAAAGATAAGCTTTAATATAAAATATTTTTGCTTTAGCATTTTACCCTCCTGCCAGAAAATAATAGTAGAACTGTTGGTATGATAGTCAGTGTACTGACCGCGCAGATAAGCATTGTTACACACACCATCCATCCAAAATGCATAAGGGGAACAAAGTTCGAGGAGATCAGAACAAGGAACCCTGCAGCCACTACCAAGGCATTTATAGATATCGCCCTACCTGTCCCGGTAATGGCCAGTTTCGCGGCTTCACCCGAAGAAAAACCTTTCTTCATCTCATCAGATTTCCATACCAGGAAATGGATACAATAATCCACACCAATTCCAATCGCAATACTGCTGACGATTGAAGTCCCAATATCCAGAGGAACTTTAAAGATTGTCATAATGGCAAAGTTGCATAATATAGTGAACCCGATGGGTAAAAACCCTAACATTCCCAATGGAGACCGAACCATACACGCCATCATAAACAATACGATTACAAAGGAAATCATGATACTCAATATTTGTCCCTTTACCACCATATCAGCAACAAGAATAAGCAAGGTAGAAATACCGGAAAATGTTACATAAATAGTTTCCGGAAGAACCTCCTTGCAATACCGCCCAATAGCACTGATAATCTCTTTGTTTGCCGTAGATTTATCAGTCCTTAAAAGTATTCTCATATTTGCCTGTTCATATTGAGTATCTACAACTTTCTCTAAATCTTTTCCCCCTGCCCCTTCGTAAAGCAGGAGGTATTGGGCAATCTGGTCATGACCTTTAACTTCTACTTCCTGCTCCTCCTCGATCTCTCTGCCATCTTTTTCAATCCAATCACTCTCAACTTCCTTTTCTACAGGATGAGGAACTCTTTTGTAGGATTCCTTCTCATCATGCATTACATAATTCATCCGTTCTATAAAATCAACTATGGATATTATTTTTCCAACCTCGTTATGACCTTCTATTTTCGCCTGCAGATCACCAAGTTTATTCAGCAATTCAGGTTCAACAAAATTGTTTTCATCTTTTGATTCTAAAACAAGATTTATCCAGGTCACACCGGCAAAATACTTATTAATAAAATCATGTGCCTGCCGGATATCGGCAGAACTCTTAAATAATCCGGCAGGGGCATACTCTATATTAACCCTGATTGTCCCATAACCGGTCGCACATATGAGAAAAATTATAACAGACAGGCTTATCCATTTTGATCTCTGTAAGGCGGTCCCAAACCTGTTGAAAATATTTTGATGAACCGTGTAATTTTTTAGAATGTTCTTTTCTTGAATTGGAGATTTAAGCAAGGTTAAAGCTGCCGGCATAACGGTAAGCGAAAAGATCATGGCACTGAAAATACCAAAGGAGGTAAACAGACCAAAATTCCGTATATCTGCAATGTCTGATATGGCAAGTGAACTGAAGCCAACCATAGTAGTCAGTGACGTCATAACCACCGGTTTTGCCATTCTGTCCATGGTATTCTTTAATGCAGATTCCTTATCCACACCACGCCGTAATTCACCGTAATAATGCGTTAAAATATGTATCGCGTCGGCTGTACCGATGGCAATTAAAACTACCGGTACCACGCTCCCGAGGATAGTAAATTTTATGTTTAAAATCGAGGTTAATCCCATAGCCCAGATGACGCTTACCAGAACAATCGCCATCGGCAGGTAAATTCCCTGTAGATTTCGAAAAAAAACAAAAAGGAGGGTAATGATTACAACCAGTACTATCGGTATTAAACGTTCAAGGTCATTTTCAGAATATGCACGTTCCAGCACCCAGAGTAATGGGGTACCTCCCAGATAAATTTTTTCCGGTCCCTTTTCACTATCGATGACCTGTTTGAGTTTGTAGTAAAGGGGCGCCGTCTTCATCCTTTCGTTCTCGGAGAATGCAAGTTCAAGAGTTATCATGGTGCTCTTCCTGTCAGAAGAGATATAAATTTTGTCAAACAGGTCATTTGAAATTGCCTCGTCCCGAACCTGTGCCAGGTTTTCCCTGGTTTCAGGCACGTTTTCGATTAAGGGGTCTACTGTTAAACCGTATTCTGTTCCTTTTATATGTTCTACGGTAAAAAAACTGTTAACCTCCTCTAAAGGAAAAAGAGAAATTCTCAGTTCTTCTATCCAGGCGATAAGCTTACTGAAAGGTTGATCCTGGCTTTTAATAAACTTTTCCAGATTAGCAATTTCATGAATATCATCACGCGAAATACCATCTTTTTGAATTTCTTTTAAAAGTAATTGTATTTCTCCTGAAGTATTATTAATGAATGTGTTTAATTCTTCTTCCTGTTTTTCCGTAATTATGGTAATGGTTTTGAATTGATTCGTTAATCTCTGGATTTTTTCAAGCGAAGCCTGGTTGAAAATGTCTTCTTCCGATTCAATGCCGACAACGATTAGGTCATTTAAGTGGAAGTAATCATTAACCGAATAAAAAATCTGCTTCGTTGGGTTATCTAGTGGGATAAACGTCCATGCGTTCTCTTCTTTATGCATCTTTGGTAAAAAGATGAGAAAAGGTATCGTCAGCAAACCAATGATAAGTATTATGGTTTTGGGGTTTAAGGTGGAAAATCTGACGAGTTTATTGATCACAATTTTTTTCCATAATAGTAGATGGATCTTAAGTATTAATTGTTATTCTCAAACTCACCCTGCTCCTGCAAGTGTAATACAGAATCTTGTTTACATTTCTCCTAATACCTGCTGAGAAAAATGGATTCAGTTTTCATAATAATATAAAATACTTGTTACAAATAAAGCCTGAAATCGAGAAAGTATAGTGAGGATCAAAATTGTTACTAACAATAGAATAATGGATATTGGTGAAAGCTGTTAACAAGTGGCAAATCGTTAGTCCGATTTTATTCAAAATTCAAAAGTTGTCAGGCTGTTCTGGGTTTGACGTCAGCAAGCTGATGATGACATCAGGAGTTGCTTTTTACCAGAAAATTGATTTCTATTCATTGTCCTCAACTTTGCTGCTATCCCTGCCACATTACCCGTTGCAATATCATTCCTTGAATTAGCCATAAACTCATTACACTGCATTCTGCGTTCATTCTGATCCAGACTCAATCCGTTATTGTACAGATATGACATAAGAACAATCTCATCAGAAAGAGGAAGCATTCCGTTCTTCACCAACTCTCCCGTAAACTTCATGGTTGCAAGAAATGGATTAACAAACTCACCATTGACCTTTGTTGTATAGGGAGGGACCGGCCACTCTTTCGGCATCTGTAGGAGATCCAGTTCATAAAGCATCCATCTCTGGTCAAAATCATGATCTAAATGGACTCCCATCATCCCTGAATCTTTCTTTGCACGCCGAGCTATTGAAGTCCCGGGAATAGGTCCCATTGGCAAGGTAACCACAAAATCAGGCTGCATATCAACAAGGTACTCTATACTTCTCTCCATTGTAGCCTGGGTCTCTCCGGGACAGGGAACCATCATAGCCACTATTGTTGCCACTCCGTTCTTTTTAAATTCCCTGACCATTTCATTGGCATTTTTTAAATATTGTTCAGTATTATCTGTTTTTTTGAGAACGTTTTCAAGGATGTGCTTGTCTGTAGATTCCAGCCCAATAAAGGCCCCCAGCAACCCTTTTGATATCTCAGCATAGTCAAATCCCGGAAAGGAGTAGGTAAACGCGCTTATCTTCCTTCCCGGTATCTGTTTGATAAGTTCTCTAATATATTCCGGCATTGGGGACGGTCCGCTTAATCTACTTACCTTCATCCCGGAATCATCAATCTCGCTTACCAACTGTTCAACAGGCCTTACCCTTCGCTTACCGGCAATTCGCGTATGTACACAGAAACCACATCTGCCGTATGAACATCCCCTGCTATCCTCTATGGGAACAATGTGAATCTTACCATCTAATTCAGGATAGTACTCCTCATCGTATGTTGGCCTGGGAAGATTGTCCATACTTATCTCTTTTCTTTTTGTCCTTACGGTTTGACCGTTTTTCCGGTAAATGAGGTTTGGTATATCTTCTATATTGCTATTATCATAAGCAAGCTCCGCAAGCGGAATAATGGCAGAATCACCATCGCCATAAGTCATCATATCGAATGCGTCTGTATAATTGAAAATCTCCTCTCCAAACCAGTCTACGTGCGGCCCTCCCGCGACAAGGATCAGATCAGGATTCCTTCTTTTCAATTCCTCATGGATCTTTACATTATCTACAAAACCGTTTGCATACAACTTGGTCCCGGCAATCTTAACATCATTACTCCGGTAATAATCATCAAGGCAATCTATACTGTCCTTAACAAAAGCCTCTTTGCCTTGTTTGGCGATATCCTCAATTGCCTTTAAGTTGTTAAAGTCAAATATTATGGGTTGATAACCATCATTCAAAAGATACGAAGCCAGAAGGGCCGGTCCATTGTCAAGCATCAATCCGCTGGGAACAGGTCCACAAGATTGTACAGCGTAAGAAACTATAGGGAAACACCCCTTGCCGTTTTCATTCATTTTAATCTCCTGTAATTTAATATTATATTTTGTATAAACAAGGCATATGGTGTCTGCTAAGTCTAAACATTGTGTAATCGTTAATGATTTTTAACACAAACTCAATTGAGGCTTTAATACTTCGTAAGGTTTCTCAATATATGACGTTCGCTTTTTTAGAAAATACATCATGATTTCAGATATATTCCTTAGATTCAATCTCAATGGGATTGCGTACTCATTAAACTTTTCATAATAAATCTCATCCGCGAATTGATAGAAACCAATATTCTTAAAATACTTAATAGTATTTCCCTCTTTTGAGTTTGTAGAATTTGATAAGACAATAATATCGGTAATATCCCGCGAAAGCGCGAAATTGATAACAAGCTTACACAGACCGTGTGAATGTTTGACATTAAATCGCTCATCTTTTCTGACACAAAATCGGGAAGCTTCCGCCAGATTAATATTTTTATCTCTCTTTAAATCATCAATATTCACGTAGTCTTCGATATTATATTTCTGACTGATATTCGTTATCAATCTGACTGTACCTACGGTTTCACCATTTTTTTTTGCAACAAAATTTGTTGTCAATGGCAAGTCATCAAAGTCATCTTTTTCTCTTCCATCAGGATATTTAGTCTTGTCAATATAGCTCAACTCTTCTCCAAAAACAGAATATCTTAATTTAAATGCCCCAATTAGATCTTTTTTTGTTCTGGCTATTTTTACTTCTAGATTCACAATAGTTCCTTTTAATAAATGTTGACAGGAATTTAGTAATGAAATTTCTCTGTACAGACCCTGTTATTATTAAAAACAACATTATCAAGTCAGGTCGCTAAGCGGCGAAATCAAGCAAACTAACTTACCACTGTCATTCCCACCCGCCTGTACCTACTTCTGGCAGGCGGTCTGTTGAGCGGGAATCTGAAATTCCCATTAAAATAAAAACCAGATTCTCACTCCTCGATCGGTTTTGAAAACAGGTTTCATGGGAGTGACATAGAAAGGCATTGAAATTCCAATGCGTGAATATAAGCAGAGCTGATAATTCCAAGTGATATTATAATTCCGGCTCAGGGTTACTTTCTAGACCTGTTTAATCTTTCCATTTACTACGTTAAACATCTCCCGTATAGTTGAAATCTCTCCCACTTCTTCATCGGAAATCTCTACCTCAAACTCCTCTTCAATGTCATAAAGAA includes:
- a CDS encoding N-acyl amino acid synthase FeeM domain-containing protein, which produces MNLEVKIARTKKDLIGAFKLRYSVFGEELSYIDKTKYPDGREKDDFDDLPLTTNFVAKKNGETVGTVRLITNISQKYNIEDYVNIDDLKRDKNINLAEASRFCVRKDERFNVKHSHGLCKLVINFALSRDITDIIVLSNSTNSKEGNTIKYFKNIGFYQFADEIYYEKFNEYAIPLRLNLRNISEIMMYFLKKRTSYIEKPYEVLKPQLSLC
- a CDS encoding outer membrane lipoprotein-sorting protein codes for the protein MLKQKYFILKLIFILFVFLYFIHGFLYANELTGTQIMENVLQRENGDDASSNMRFDIIYRNGKKKVRNTKWLWIDLDGKNGIDEKFMFFFLSPPEIKDTAFLSWNYEKYDKDDDQWVYLPALRKTRRIASSSKHDSFFGTEFNYSDLNTRDLEEDTHTFLKTESFQNSECYIIENIPKDKKDVYSKIVAWVDPERWVALKVEFYNKKGEHLKTERIEWELVQEIWTATKMIMENHLNGNKTIVTINGFQYNDEFKEKLFHERTLKRGVR
- a CDS encoding efflux RND transporter permease subunit — its product is MINKLVRFSTLNPKTIILIIGLLTIPFLIFLPKMHKEENAWTFIPLDNPTKQIFYSVNDYFHLNDLIVVGIESEEDIFNQASLEKIQRLTNQFKTITIITEKQEEELNTFINNTSGEIQLLLKEIQKDGISRDDIHEIANLEKFIKSQDQPFSKLIAWIEELRISLFPLEEVNSFFTVEHIKGTEYGLTVDPLIENVPETRENLAQVRDEAISNDLFDKIYISSDRKSTMITLELAFSENERMKTAPLYYKLKQVIDSEKGPEKIYLGGTPLLWVLERAYSENDLERLIPIVLVVIITLLFVFFRNLQGIYLPMAIVLVSVIWAMGLTSILNIKFTILGSVVPVVLIAIGTADAIHILTHYYGELRRGVDKESALKNTMDRMAKPVVMTSLTTMVGFSSLAISDIADIRNFGLFTSFGIFSAMIFSLTVMPAALTLLKSPIQEKNILKNYTVHQNIFNRFGTALQRSKWISLSVIIFLICATGYGTIRVNIEYAPAGLFKSSADIRQAHDFINKYFAGVTWINLVLESKDENNFVEPELLNKLGDLQAKIEGHNEVGKIISIVDFIERMNYVMHDEKESYKRVPHPVEKEVESDWIEKDGREIEEEQEVEVKGHDQIAQYLLLYEGAGGKDLEKVVDTQYEQANMRILLRTDKSTANKEIISAIGRYCKEVLPETIYVTFSGISTLLILVADMVVKGQILSIMISFVIVLFMMACMVRSPLGMLGFLPIGFTILCNFAIMTIFKVPLDIGTSIVSSIAIGIGVDYCIHFLVWKSDEMKKGFSSGEAAKLAITGTGRAISINALVVAAGFLVLISSNFVPLMHFGWMVCVTMLICAVSTLTIIPTVLLLFSGRRVKC
- a CDS encoding B12-binding domain-containing radical SAM protein; its protein translation is MNENGKGCFPIVSYAVQSCGPVPSGLMLDNGPALLASYLLNDGYQPIIFDFNNLKAIEDIAKQGKEAFVKDSIDCLDDYYRSNDVKIAGTKLYANGFVDNVKIHEELKRRNPDLILVAGGPHVDWFGEEIFNYTDAFDMMTYGDGDSAIIPLAELAYDNSNIEDIPNLIYRKNGQTVRTKRKEISMDNLPRPTYDEEYYPELDGKIHIVPIEDSRGCSYGRCGFCVHTRIAGKRRVRPVEQLVSEIDDSGMKVSRLSGPSPMPEYIRELIKQIPGRKISAFTYSFPGFDYAEISKGLLGAFIGLESTDKHILENVLKKTDNTEQYLKNANEMVREFKKNGVATIVAMMVPCPGETQATMERSIEYLVDMQPDFVVTLPMGPIPGTSIARRAKKDSGMMGVHLDHDFDQRWMLYELDLLQMPKEWPVPPYTTKVNGEFVNPFLATMKFTGELVKNGMLPLSDEIVLMSYLYNNGLSLDQNERRMQCNEFMANSRNDIATGNVAGIAAKLRTMNRNQFSGKKQLLMSSSAC